Proteins from one Syntrophales bacterium genomic window:
- the purU gene encoding formyltetrahydrofolate deformylase: MDQITAVIALSCPDAKGIVASISNFIFGHKGNILDARQYTAQPENILFMRIEWDLDGFDIPREEIETAFAPLAKKFKMKWNLYFSDYVPKIAIFVSKHVYCFYDLILRHQMGEFKAEIPLIISNHLDMKPVAEQFGLNYRHYPITPGNKAEQEEKELAELKEHNIDLIILARYMQILSGTFVDEYQNRIINIHHSFLPAFAGGKPYSQAYERGVKIIGATSHYVTETLDDGPIIAQDVIEITHRDSIENMKLKGKDLERTVLAKAVRLHLENKILVCGQKTVVFD, encoded by the coding sequence ATGGATCAAATAACCGCTGTTATCGCGCTGTCCTGTCCTGACGCAAAAGGAATTGTAGCATCGATATCCAATTTTATCTTCGGTCACAAGGGTAATATCTTGGACGCCAGACAGTACACAGCGCAACCGGAAAACATATTATTTATGAGAATTGAATGGGACCTTGACGGTTTTGATATTCCCCGTGAAGAAATAGAGACCGCTTTTGCACCGCTGGCAAAAAAATTCAAGATGAAATGGAACCTCTACTTCTCCGATTACGTTCCGAAGATAGCCATATTTGTATCCAAGCATGTCTACTGCTTTTATGATCTGATACTGAGACACCAGATGGGTGAATTTAAAGCCGAAATACCCCTTATTATCAGTAACCACCTTGACATGAAGCCGGTAGCAGAACAGTTTGGTTTAAACTACAGGCACTATCCGATAACCCCGGGAAACAAAGCCGAACAGGAAGAAAAAGAGCTTGCAGAGCTGAAAGAACATAACATCGACCTGATTATTCTCGCGCGGTACATGCAAATACTCAGCGGTACATTTGTGGATGAGTATCAAAACCGGATAATAAATATACACCACTCCTTTTTACCTGCATTTGCCGGGGGCAAGCCATACAGTCAGGCGTATGAGCGAGGAGTCAAGATTATTGGCGCGACAAGCCACTATGTCACGGAGACACTCGACGACGGGCCGATAATCGCCCAGGATGTCATTGAGATAACGCACCGGGATTCGATAGAAAACATGAAGCTCAAGGGGAAGGACCTGGAAAGAACCGTCCTCGCCAAAGCGGTGAGGCTTCATCTGGAAAACAAGATACTGGTCTGCGGCCAAAAAACCGTAGTATTCGATTGA
- a CDS encoding pyridoxal phosphate-dependent aminotransferase: MITRRASEIPPFIVMDVLERAHELEREGKDIIHMEIGEPDFDTPQCINEACFRAIRDGKTHYTHSLGLIELREAICEHYFTKYGVTISPDQVIITSGTSPAMFLLLSALLEKGDEVIISNPHYACYPNFISFLDGIPVNVNVYEEEGFQYTTEAIREKITGKTRGILINSPSNPTGNTLGAGRMKEIVSLGIPVISDEIYHGLVYDEEEHSILEFTDNAFVFNGFSKAYAMTGWRLGYLIAPREYIRPMQKIQQNLFICANSFVQWGGVAALKEAGDDVVRMRDIFNERRRFIIERLNEIGIGITVEPTGAFYILGNIKKYSMDSYKTAFDILEKAHVGITPGVDFGDNCEGYIRFSYANSMENIAEGLSRVEKYFKNYRKNLLNC; the protein is encoded by the coding sequence ATGATTACCAGAAGAGCATCAGAAATCCCCCCTTTTATCGTGATGGATGTGCTGGAACGGGCACATGAACTCGAACGGGAGGGGAAAGATATCATCCATATGGAAATCGGCGAACCCGATTTTGACACACCGCAGTGTATCAACGAGGCATGCTTCAGGGCGATCAGGGATGGGAAAACGCACTATACTCACAGCCTTGGGCTTATAGAATTGCGGGAAGCAATATGTGAACACTATTTTACGAAATACGGTGTCACCATATCACCGGATCAGGTCATTATCACATCCGGCACATCTCCCGCCATGTTTCTCCTTTTATCAGCCCTCCTCGAAAAAGGTGATGAAGTTATTATCTCCAATCCCCATTACGCCTGCTACCCCAATTTCATCTCGTTTCTCGATGGAATTCCTGTAAACGTCAACGTCTATGAGGAAGAAGGGTTTCAGTATACTACAGAGGCAATCAGGGAAAAGATCACCGGCAAGACCAGGGGCATCCTGATCAATTCGCCTTCAAACCCGACGGGAAACACTCTCGGGGCAGGGCGGATGAAGGAAATCGTTTCACTCGGCATCCCCGTTATTTCCGATGAAATTTACCACGGCCTCGTCTACGATGAGGAAGAGCACAGCATCCTCGAGTTTACGGACAATGCCTTCGTCTTCAACGGATTCTCAAAGGCGTACGCAATGACCGGCTGGCGGTTGGGATACCTGATCGCCCCAAGGGAATATATACGGCCGATGCAGAAAATACAGCAGAACCTCTTTATCTGTGCCAATTCGTTTGTCCAGTGGGGAGGCGTTGCCGCATTGAAGGAAGCGGGCGATGATGTGGTCAGGATGAGGGACATCTTTAATGAAAGACGAAGATTCATAATCGAGCGCCTGAATGAAATCGGCATCGGCATTACCGTGGAACCCACCGGTGCTTTCTACATCCTGGGGAATATAAAAAAATACTCGATGGATTCTTACAAAACTGCATTCGACATCCTTGAAAAGGCCCATGTCGGCATCACGCCGGGAGTTGATTTCGGCGACAACTGTGAAGGATACATTCGCTTCTCATACGCAAATTCGATGGAAAACATAGCGGAGGGGCTCAGCCGGGTAGAGAAATATTTTAAGAACTATCGAAAAAATCTACTTAATTGCTAA
- a CDS encoding lysylphosphatidylglycerol synthase transmembrane domain-containing protein has protein sequence MKKRLILGLLLGAVFIYLSLRGINFQEVAVSFKAVHYVYIIPVLIILLLVQYLRSYRWGVILSPIEKIDQLSLFSVTCVGFLAIVTIPARIGELARPYLITHKSNVTMTSALGSVFLERAFDILTILIMFFIVAFLTPMPPWLMNSSIVFFVIILVMIALVALLLINKEAFLRIMGPVISKLPEKYFHRAEELIDHFISGFKMVGSLGLILYVAFLSLLIWVAGALAIYVLFSAFDFQLSLLAAFGVMVIIIVGISIPTAPGFVGNFHFFCILGLGLFGISKADAVTYAVLYHFLAIGMAVGLGLIFLPFNTLVLSDLKRDGNGAAIIRQKGRSK, from the coding sequence TTGAAGAAAAGACTGATTTTAGGACTTCTGCTTGGCGCCGTTTTTATTTACCTGTCTCTCAGAGGTATAAATTTTCAGGAGGTAGCCGTAAGTTTCAAGGCCGTTCACTACGTATACATCATCCCGGTTCTTATCATCCTGCTTTTAGTGCAATATCTGCGGTCATATAGATGGGGGGTGATTTTAAGCCCTATAGAAAAGATTGATCAGCTTTCTCTTTTCTCGGTAACATGCGTCGGATTTTTAGCGATAGTTACAATCCCGGCACGGATAGGCGAGCTGGCACGGCCGTACCTTATAACCCACAAGAGTAATGTAACGATGACTTCTGCGCTGGGTTCTGTTTTTCTGGAGCGTGCATTCGACATTCTGACAATTCTCATCATGTTCTTCATCGTTGCTTTTTTGACCCCTATGCCCCCATGGCTTATGAATTCAAGCATAGTTTTTTTTGTGATAATTCTCGTTATGATCGCCCTCGTGGCACTTCTTCTGATCAACAAAGAGGCTTTTCTTAGAATAATGGGGCCCGTTATCAGCAAACTGCCCGAAAAATATTTTCACAGGGCAGAAGAGCTGATTGATCACTTTATCAGCGGGTTTAAGATGGTCGGCAGTCTGGGACTCATTTTGTATGTCGCTTTTCTGTCGCTTCTGATATGGGTTGCCGGTGCGCTGGCTATCTATGTTTTGTTCAGCGCCTTTGATTTTCAGCTTTCTCTGCTTGCCGCATTTGGTGTAATGGTTATTATTATAGTTGGTATTTCAATACCAACGGCGCCGGGCTTTGTCGGAAACTTCCATTTTTTCTGTATTCTTGGACTCGGCCTTTTCGGAATTTCCAAGGCGGATGCCGTAACCTATGCGGTTCTCTACCATTTTCTGGCGATCGGTATGGCCGTCGGCCTGGGTCTGATCTTCCTGCCATTTAATACATTAGTCCTGTCGGACCTGAAAAGAGACGGGAACGGCGCGGCGATTATCCGTCAAAAGGGGAGAAGTAAATGA
- a CDS encoding nucleoside transporter C-terminal domain-containing protein has product MIFQGIAGLVIFSLIAWAISENRRQVRLKPVIIGIGIQVALGAILLNLSIFRAVFLFLNRLVLSLGEATTAGTSFVFGYLGGGRLPFVETYPGSSFILAFRGLPLVLVISALSALLFYWKILPIVVKAFSWALQKTMGIGGAEGVGVSANVFVGMVESPLLIRPYLKDMTRSEIFTIMTCGMATIAGTVMVLYATILSKSIPDVMGHILTASIISVPAAITISKIMVPETGTPTPGELTSPEEAMSSMDAITRGTVQGVQLLINIIAMLIVLVALVYLVNLVLGLLPNIGGEPITLQKILGYIMAPVVWLMGVPWKETLTAGSLMGTKTILNELIAYIDMSNLPQGALSPKSLLIMTYAMCGFANPGSLGIMIGGMGTMVPERRDEIISLGFRSIVAGTLATCMTGAIVGIIL; this is encoded by the coding sequence ATGATTTTCCAGGGTATAGCCGGGTTGGTGATTTTTTCACTGATCGCCTGGGCTATTAGTGAAAACCGCAGGCAGGTTCGTCTGAAACCGGTCATAATCGGCATAGGAATCCAGGTGGCGTTGGGAGCGATCCTTTTGAATCTCTCCATTTTCAGGGCAGTTTTTCTCTTTTTGAACAGGCTTGTTTTATCTTTGGGAGAAGCCACAACAGCAGGGACGTCCTTTGTCTTCGGTTATCTGGGAGGAGGGAGACTTCCCTTTGTTGAGACGTATCCTGGATCGAGCTTTATCCTGGCCTTCAGAGGGCTTCCCCTCGTCCTCGTGATAAGCGCCCTCTCTGCGCTTTTATTCTACTGGAAAATCTTGCCTATTGTCGTGAAAGCTTTTTCCTGGGCTTTGCAAAAAACGATGGGCATAGGGGGTGCGGAAGGGGTGGGGGTGTCGGCCAACGTTTTTGTGGGGATGGTGGAATCTCCTCTTTTAATTCGTCCCTACCTGAAAGATATGACCCGCAGCGAGATATTCACCATCATGACCTGCGGCATGGCGACCATAGCAGGCACGGTCATGGTACTTTATGCGACCATATTGAGTAAAAGCATTCCCGATGTGATGGGCCATATCCTGACGGCTTCCATTATAAGTGTTCCGGCAGCGATTACCATTTCCAAGATTATGGTGCCGGAAACAGGCACACCCACTCCAGGTGAATTAACTTCTCCGGAAGAAGCAATGAGCTCTATGGATGCAATCACCAGGGGGACGGTTCAGGGGGTGCAGTTGCTTATAAATATTATAGCCATGCTGATAGTGCTCGTGGCCCTTGTCTATCTTGTCAATCTTGTGTTGGGTCTTCTGCCGAATATTGGGGGAGAACCGATAACCCTTCAAAAAATTTTGGGATATATCATGGCCCCCGTCGTCTGGCTGATGGGTGTTCCGTGGAAGGAGACGCTGACCGCGGGATCGCTGATGGGAACCAAAACTATCCTCAACGAGCTGATAGCCTATATCGATATGAGCAATCTTCCGCAGGGCGCTTTGAGTCCCAAGAGTTTGCTGATTATGACATACGCTATGTGCGGGTTTGCAAATCCGGGCAGCCTGGGGATAATGATAGGCGGTATGGGAACGATGGTCCCCGAAAGACGGGATGAAATAATCTCTCTGGGATTCCGGTCCATCGTGGCGGGCACACTTGCCACGTGCATGACGGGTGCCATTGTCGGGATTATTTTGTAA
- a CDS encoding FAD-binding and (Fe-S)-binding domain-containing protein yields MNRDSRAAIIKALEKKITGQVYSDNVSREKYSYDASIYRIRPSVVVCPRNAEDVIAVVKIAREYKISITARTAGTNLVGSCLGEGIILDFSRNMNRIIRLEEKEGRFFVDVEPGVIYDRLNLYLKGKGLFLPPEPSSREICMIGGNIAHKASGARSVKYGSMDDYLEAVEFVTADGVLADTSHPVTIPEEIRAKITDLGNRIRKDRKVKEIFEAKKGIKTASGYNLSAFFKYHESGKIVSHLLVGSEGTLGVFTRLKLEVKKIVQGKATSLIYFKKLQEAGDAVSRIKEMGASAIELMNVTSLGLVKERYPGLGIPGGEVHMLLVEFEGEERFKKTDELKKMIEKKGYRLCRKIRSETENEEKQTQLWEARKSLVPILSTYSKELKPVAFVEDIGVEASNLADVIGDLEKIFRKYDLVVGIYGHAGDGNLHLRPLINLDDNESKKLLIKLMDEVYETVFKYRGTITAEHGIGRVRTNYLEKEWGGKVFGYMREVKEIFDSRGILNPGVIFGERRVTDDLKYPLDYVSEEDHSCIDCGYCKEVCPVFRIEGGEEGGRPLLQLIRFKNREDTVQEDRKKINELISLCLGCKKCTVRCPSGVDVCLLLEQEKAKNPGAFSNTRFLVRLMTYNFEKFKRVAKIMAKTKPLYDNPFVRSLMRYIPFIYNDSLKWSRWDKNRYLPDLRRDDLVERAKKLIEPVKNPKMKVALFIGCGSMIVDDGVAEATIRVLQKNRFEVFIPSQGCCGLPMSYYGYEKEALDNARRILESFESRGVEAIVSTCGSCTERLKDYARIFENDGEYREKAAFISGISYDISEFLMKYSRELELGLQDKLNLKVAYHDSCHLVVAGVTRQPREILRKIVKEMVELEEGCCGGAGGYTFLHTEQSRKIFDLKVQSIRDLEPDCIASICPGCVIQFKEGLERHRISAQSLNLVQLLDRYYEQEP; encoded by the coding sequence ATGAACAGAGATTCAAGAGCAGCTATTATTAAGGCCTTAGAAAAAAAGATTACAGGTCAAGTCTATTCCGACAATGTTTCCCGGGAAAAATATTCATACGATGCCAGTATCTACCGGATAAGGCCATCGGTTGTTGTTTGTCCCCGGAATGCCGAGGATGTAATTGCCGTCGTGAAAATAGCCCGTGAGTATAAAATTTCTATAACCGCACGGACTGCGGGAACGAATCTGGTGGGATCCTGTCTGGGCGAGGGGATCATCCTCGATTTTTCCCGGAATATGAACCGGATAATAAGGCTGGAGGAGAAGGAGGGAAGATTTTTCGTAGACGTGGAGCCGGGGGTGATTTATGACCGATTGAACCTCTATCTCAAGGGAAAGGGTCTTTTTCTGCCTCCAGAGCCTTCCAGCAGGGAGATATGTATGATCGGGGGGAATATTGCCCACAAGGCCAGCGGTGCCCGGTCGGTAAAGTATGGCTCCATGGATGACTATCTTGAAGCGGTGGAGTTTGTAACCGCCGACGGGGTCCTCGCAGACACTTCCCACCCGGTGACCATTCCCGAAGAGATAAGGGCAAAGATCACCGATTTAGGAAACAGGATAAGGAAAGATCGGAAGGTAAAAGAAATATTTGAGGCGAAAAAAGGGATCAAGACAGCAAGCGGTTATAATCTAAGTGCATTTTTTAAGTACCATGAGTCCGGTAAAATCGTTTCTCATCTTCTGGTAGGGAGTGAAGGGACATTAGGGGTTTTTACCCGGCTGAAGTTGGAAGTGAAAAAGATTGTTCAGGGAAAAGCAACCAGTCTTATCTACTTTAAAAAACTCCAGGAGGCAGGAGACGCTGTTTCCCGTATCAAGGAGATGGGGGCGTCCGCAATTGAGTTGATGAATGTCACTTCCCTGGGGTTGGTGAAGGAGCGATATCCCGGCCTTGGAATACCCGGAGGGGAAGTGCATATGCTTCTGGTCGAATTTGAGGGAGAAGAGAGGTTTAAGAAGACAGATGAGCTAAAAAAGATGATTGAAAAGAAGGGCTATCGCCTCTGCCGGAAAATACGTTCGGAGACGGAAAACGAAGAGAAACAGACCCAACTGTGGGAAGCGAGAAAGTCGCTGGTTCCCATCTTGTCAACCTATAGTAAAGAACTGAAACCGGTAGCCTTTGTGGAAGATATAGGGGTTGAAGCTTCTAATCTGGCGGATGTTATCGGTGATCTTGAGAAAATTTTCCGAAAGTATGACCTGGTTGTTGGAATATACGGACATGCCGGCGATGGTAATCTCCATCTGAGACCCCTGATTAATCTCGATGATAACGAATCGAAAAAGCTGCTTATCAAATTGATGGATGAGGTCTACGAAACGGTATTCAAATATCGGGGTACTATAACAGCGGAACACGGGATAGGACGAGTTCGCACCAATTATCTGGAAAAAGAGTGGGGGGGAAAGGTTTTCGGATATATGCGTGAGGTAAAGGAGATATTTGATTCCAGGGGAATCTTAAATCCGGGGGTAATCTTTGGTGAACGAAGGGTAACTGACGATCTGAAGTATCCCTTAGATTATGTAAGCGAGGAGGATCATTCCTGTATCGATTGTGGTTACTGTAAAGAGGTATGCCCCGTTTTTCGTATCGAAGGAGGGGAAGAAGGGGGCAGGCCTCTATTACAGTTGATTAGATTCAAAAATCGGGAGGATACTGTTCAGGAAGATAGAAAAAAAATTAATGAACTGATTTCTCTCTGCTTGGGTTGTAAAAAGTGTACTGTCAGGTGCCCCAGCGGAGTAGATGTTTGCCTTCTTCTGGAACAGGAAAAAGCTAAGAACCCCGGTGCTTTTTCCAATACTCGATTTCTTGTCCGGCTTATGACCTATAACTTTGAGAAATTCAAGAGAGTTGCCAAAATTATGGCAAAAACAAAACCGCTTTATGATAATCCCTTTGTGCGGTCTTTGATGAGGTATATCCCTTTCATCTATAATGATTCTTTGAAGTGGTCACGTTGGGATAAAAACAGGTACCTTCCTGACCTGAGAAGAGACGACCTGGTGGAAAGAGCTAAAAAATTGATAGAGCCGGTGAAAAATCCGAAGATGAAAGTCGCCCTGTTCATCGGATGCGGAAGCATGATAGTCGATGATGGTGTAGCGGAAGCCACTATCCGGGTACTTCAGAAAAATCGTTTTGAGGTATTTATTCCCAGTCAGGGGTGTTGCGGCCTTCCCATGAGTTATTACGGTTACGAAAAAGAGGCCCTCGATAATGCGCGCAGGATTTTGGAGAGTTTTGAGAGCCGGGGGGTTGAGGCAATCGTATCCACCTGCGGTTCATGTACCGAAAGGCTGAAAGACTACGCCCGTATTTTTGAAAATGACGGGGAATATCGTGAAAAGGCAGCGTTTATCTCCGGTATCTCTTATGATATCAGTGAGTTTTTGATGAAATATTCCCGGGAACTTGAACTTGGGCTGCAGGATAAGCTTAATCTAAAAGTGGCCTATCACGATTCATGCCACCTGGTTGTGGCCGGAGTTACCAGGCAGCCGAGGGAGATTTTGAGGAAAATCGTAAAAGAAATGGTGGAACTGGAGGAAGGGTGCTGCGGCGGGGCAGGCGGGTATACTTTTTTGCATACGGAACAATCGAGAAAGATTTTTGATCTCAAGGTACAATCGATACGAGATTTAGAGCCGGACTGTATCGCTTCCATCTGCCCGGGATGTGTAATACAGTTCAAGGAAGGATTAGAACGACATAGAATATCTGCTCAATCGTTAAATCTTGTCCAGTTGCTTGACAGGTATTACGAACAGGAACCCTAA
- a CDS encoding penicillin-binding protein activator, whose amino-acid sequence MILTRWLKTLVVCCFVLILLLAGCAGIPLVEEEKMLMPPEIPKEFLFTFNNAEKAFNGGMLDEALSLYGEILKQHPPEDLAAWTYFKTGETYIIKGEFEEAVKFFDAIAEKFPRNPLYNEARYQLAFCYSNLGRYDVSLKIAENLLKEKVSPYQKARILTLVGDNFVGLGKPYDAFAYYMNALKKNPSPILTDDIKKKVIDVIDKRSSIDELESTYQSQWYGYPRGYILFALAEAHYQNKDFKNAKKHINKFLFYHGESHPRFEKATKLHQRLTEIETVDHHAIGCILPLTGRYARYGNKALEAIILATGIFDPEKKSPIKLIIEDSKSDPVTAKEAVSKLVKQDNVIGILGPLGSATALEAAREAQKLNVPILTLTQSEGITKLGDYIFRNFLTSLMQVSTLVKYSIQNLGITSFAILYPTDNYGIEMMNLFWNEVLRWGGEIRGVESYDSNQTDFGREIKALTGLNFIEKKKEAEEKPEPIIDFDALFIPDSHSRARMIVPQLAFYDVTGIQILGTNSWNSPQLLEGESKYLDGAIFVDGFFHDSFYPDVRNFIDNFYVTYGREPDDLEALIYDAAGIMVNTLNKAEIRDDLRINLLNLKDYPGITGKTSFSETGEVEKSLFVLTVKGKKFVQIN is encoded by the coding sequence TTGATTTTAACAAGGTGGCTTAAAACATTAGTGGTCTGCTGTTTTGTCCTTATCCTGCTCTTAGCGGGGTGTGCCGGAATACCTTTAGTTGAAGAAGAAAAAATGTTGATGCCACCTGAAATTCCTAAAGAATTCCTCTTCACATTCAACAATGCTGAGAAGGCATTCAATGGAGGAATGTTAGATGAAGCACTGAGTCTCTATGGAGAAATTCTAAAACAGCATCCCCCGGAAGACTTGGCAGCATGGACTTATTTCAAGACAGGCGAGACATATATTATCAAGGGAGAATTTGAGGAAGCCGTTAAATTTTTTGATGCAATAGCTGAAAAATTCCCAAGAAATCCACTCTACAATGAGGCCCGCTATCAACTTGCTTTCTGTTACTCCAATCTGGGAAGGTATGATGTTTCCCTCAAAATAGCAGAGAATCTTCTGAAAGAGAAGGTTTCACCCTACCAAAAAGCTCGGATATTGACGCTTGTCGGTGACAACTTTGTCGGACTTGGAAAACCTTATGACGCCTTTGCATACTATATGAATGCTCTCAAGAAAAATCCCTCTCCAATTCTCACAGATGATATAAAAAAGAAGGTCATAGACGTTATTGATAAAAGGTCATCCATAGACGAACTTGAAAGTACATACCAATCCCAATGGTATGGATACCCCCGGGGATATATCCTCTTTGCCCTGGCCGAGGCCCATTATCAAAACAAGGATTTTAAAAACGCAAAGAAACACATCAATAAATTCCTCTTTTATCATGGAGAGAGCCACCCACGCTTCGAAAAAGCGACAAAGCTTCATCAGAGGCTAACAGAGATTGAAACTGTAGACCACCATGCCATAGGTTGTATTCTCCCTCTCACCGGAAGATATGCCCGCTATGGAAACAAAGCATTAGAAGCTATTATTCTCGCAACCGGAATATTCGACCCTGAGAAAAAAAGCCCGATAAAACTTATTATTGAAGATTCGAAAAGCGATCCAGTTACAGCTAAAGAGGCAGTGAGCAAATTAGTCAAACAGGATAATGTGATCGGCATTTTAGGTCCTCTCGGAAGTGCAACTGCTCTTGAGGCTGCCAGGGAAGCTCAAAAACTGAACGTTCCGATACTGACACTGACTCAGAGTGAGGGAATAACCAAACTTGGAGACTACATATTCCGGAATTTTCTGACCAGTCTCATGCAGGTAAGTACCCTTGTGAAGTACTCTATTCAAAACCTTGGGATAACCAGCTTTGCCATACTCTATCCAACAGATAACTATGGTATTGAAATGATGAACCTCTTCTGGAATGAGGTGCTGCGCTGGGGAGGGGAAATAAGGGGTGTGGAGTCATATGATAGCAACCAGACAGATTTCGGAAGAGAAATCAAAGCATTAACCGGCCTCAATTTTATTGAAAAGAAAAAAGAGGCAGAAGAGAAGCCAGAACCGATAATCGATTTCGATGCCCTTTTTATTCCCGATTCACATTCCAGGGCAAGGATGATAGTTCCCCAATTAGCTTTTTATGATGTAACAGGAATTCAAATACTCGGTACCAATAGCTGGAATTCCCCACAGCTCCTCGAAGGAGAAAGTAAATACCTTGACGGAGCGATTTTCGTCGACGGTTTCTTCCACGACAGTTTTTATCCTGATGTCAGAAATTTTATTGATAATTTTTATGTTACCTACGGCAGGGAACCTGATGATTTAGAAGCCCTGATCTACGATGCGGCCGGCATCATGGTAAATACCTTAAACAAAGCCGAGATAAGAGACGATCTGAGAATCAATCTTTTAAACTTAAAAGATTATCCCGGCATTACAGGAAAAACATCCTTTTCAGAAACGGGAGAAGTAGAAAAGTCGCTCTTCGTTCTCACGGTAAAAGGCAAAAAATTCGTTCAGATCAATTAG